Within the Drosophila miranda strain MSH22 chromosome Y unlocalized genomic scaffold, D.miranda_PacBio2.1 Contig_Y2_pilon, whole genome shotgun sequence genome, the region tactttatggggtcggaaacgattccttctggacgttacacacatccacttttaccacaaatctaatataccccaatactcattttgagtatcgggtataaaaaattatataagaaGGTATTAATTGTAATAATAAGGTCTATCTTTCCCACATGCCAGAATACTTAcaaaatatctatttggtttCAGTAGGCTTTTCTATTTTCGTTAATATGGACTATTTATAGGTTCATGACCTCGTGCACTGAATCATTGGACAACTATCGCGATTTGGCAATTTATAATTGTAAATCCGAGTAACTCAAGATGCCTAAAGTGAAAAAGCAGGTTTGCTTTGGTCGGTCAATCCAAAATGAAATGAACTGGAACCGCGAAATCCTAAAACAATTCCTGTTTATTCTGATCACTGTATGGTATTGCATAACTGTCTCTGATACTCACAATTCGATACTATAGGTCTGTTTTGGTCAACCAATCCGAATCAATTGAATTACAGTTGCTAAATCCGAAAACCGAGTCCAagtataaattttgaaatctttAACCTTTATGCAATATTTTGCAAAAGAAAATGTGTCGCTGAAATTTTGATGTATTACCGGTTGAGCTTGTAGAACCAAGGCAAGATTTGCTGGTCTTATTAAAATAAACGGCCTATATAGTAAGACACTATAAATCCAAATTTTAATATCGGCTCTTAATTGGTCTTAGATTCTAAGGCAAGTTgcctggccccacgttgggcgccataaatgtgtagtgtaccagagtttaaatatatatatatgtaaacagatataAAGGCCCTTGATATCAGCAGATGACTATGACTGaacttaaggacggcgtacaaatagggttggtcgtgtgcactcttgctaggctcgggtctagctcgccggatggtcggggttcttcctcacctaattgtactatcgtactccactacatttaaatagtgcactttacgggaaactataagtgattatacaaaaacaaagtaaactgaaatactgatggcgccgacacgccaaataaaagccctactgaaccatttctatttagagagaacctaggtgttgattgcccctctcttctgtacccaccctaccatgacaatgcgttcgagttcttgcattgtcccttgatgaatcctttactaagatttaccacattttatatgatcctggcacggatactcgacagaccatttttatgattttaaagattcatttcaattcaaaacgattcatattttaatataatgggagacttcaatttcaatattcattacgttgcagttgtagaaacacaacaattgacttaggttctaatttgtgggtaatatttccttaatcctaattatcatataagttataaagttataaattcattatttaaagcatgaaaattattagggtatagatatatatagtgacatatctatagtccatgctccgcatacccttgtctatgtctattaccctgcccccacaatactataaacaatacgacaccctcagcttcgaaccctcataaacaatctcacgctcgaaatggaccacgcgtagtcgattgcaggcaatgtaaacaaacaccctaaactggaagttgaacataaaacaatagatgccgccctagaatccagccgcaccagaatccagccgcaccagaatcacgccactcttcagagatcaattactaatcgattctcaagaatcacaccatcctagctgaccaatcagaggccctattctcagccacccccaagtaatgcaacaccgctcatacgcagcggaagcctttcatcaaaagccgcctttcccacatatcgatcgagtcacgtactccatctccgaagccgaagtcgaagccaacgcctacgaatccaaatccgaatcccaaaccgagcatcataatataaatagtctacatctaagaagccaactgagttctgttcaagacaaacgtcaatcgcgacaccgtcggagaattcaaccaaagttaattccgttcaagacttcagacctcagtcatcgtcggggaaataactaatcaatgtacgctaagtttaagtgaagaataaaaccttttttaaaacgtaaactgaagtgtcgcatatttaattggcgcagccggtaggatctcagttaaaagtgaatcctttttttaagacgatcaattggcgtagtgacagttacagtgcgtaataacctacagtgatcagagaaaaggtaacgctaatactaaagagatccgccaaagaatctacacacgattgaactcaattaatattaggaaaaaataaataaataaaaagaaatcaacatgccgctaacagaaatacacctgaaccaagccttgaagtcaatcaggcaaattccaccatacgacggatgccaagaacgcctaagctcgttcataagtaggatcgagtacatctccgaattgtactcaacagaagacatccggcaacaaagcatcatgtacggagccactgagggtcaactgtgcggacaagcacaacttttatcacaaagccttcaacccaacacctggaccgatctaaaagcagccctaatcagcaaattcaacaacccccctccatacgaaacgctgctgcaacaattacacgacaccaaattcaatgggaatattcgtaagttcgtagaggaactagaaattaagtccaATGTTATAGTAattaaactaaatctggagactagcccagaaaataagataatctttaaaaacgctcttacaaatgccaccagacataccatagaagatgctctacccaataaactgttcatcattttagcaaagaaagacatttctactatggctaatctagaaaaatcagctcaagagttaggaatctacgaaaatttcgtaactgataacaagaattacgaacactcaagaaacggaaataacaatcgtaggaatgttggaacttattaccctcgctatagtaataacgattataacaatcaaaacccaagtacttccagaaataaccATGGATtgaatcgaaataattcaggaaataatgccgtaaataataaaggattatttaacgaatttagaaattccataaaccagggcagagtacagaatcccacaaactatcaaatcaatcagactcaggcaggtagcagtgcaccaaatcagccagtcaaacgatctagggaaagccaaagcggacaaatgaaaatggatgtaaattttcagcagagtgcctcggaagaaatcgaggaagaccatatatagaaataatcgtaaataataaaaaattaagaggtatcgcggactcgggatcgtcaataaatataataaaagaaaactatacagattccaaagtcgatagcgacaacctcaccgtccataccatcaatggacccgtccgtctgactcagagcattacacgtaatgcaaccaaaaactgtccgacaaaacaaaaattgtatattcataatttttctgaaaattatgacatactcttaggcagagaatatttgatggccagcaaagccgtcatcgattaccgaaatgaaacggtaacgttaggagaaaggtcatacccaatcatccaaagtggagaagcaattgccgtcggcaagaccgcacacaaaggtgttaagccatcttcaaaggaagatataactacacctaagtgccttgacccatctcctgaaggagagcaatacttcgcttccgcattagagaatgaattcagggaatgcaaccagctaaggttggaacatttaaatgacgaagaaaaggagaaactaaagaaagttctctatgaatttaaggacgtgcagtataaagaaggtgacattttgaccttcactagtactataaagcacgaaataaaaacccatcacgaagatcctgcatatcgtcgaccatataaatatgctcaaatacacgatcaagaagtgacacaacaaatcaaagatatgattagacagggaatcattcgtaagtcgaactctccctattgtgcacccatcgctatgataccaaagaaaatagatgcttcaggaaagcagaaatatcgtatggtagtagattatagaagtctaaacgaggtgacaataaaggataaatttcctacacccagaatggacgaaatactagataaactaggtaggtgccaatatttcacaacaatcgatttagctaagggattccatcaaattcctagggaacctagctcaatcccaaaaaccgctttctccacgaagcatggtcattacgagttcactcgtatgccctttgggctaaccactgcccccgctaccttccaaagatgtatgaacaatctgctagaagagttaatcttcaaagattgcctcgtatacttagacgacatcattatattttccacttcattggaagaacacctgttgtcactaaggagagtatttggaaagttgagagacgccaacttaaagctacaaatggataagtgtgaattcctgaagaaagaaacggaattcctaggccatgtagtaacaactaacggcatagttcctaatccaaagaaaatatctgccataataaactttccaatacccaatacaacaacaaaaataaaatcattcataggtttatgtggattctataggaaattcattcccaacttcgctaatatagcaaaacctatgacactcaaattaaagaaacgagcagtcatagacccaacagaggaaaaatacgtcgaggccttcgaaaaattgaaagtacttatcacctcagaccccatcctcgcattcccagatttcaacaaaatgttcacggtaacaaccgatgcaagtaacattgcattaggagcagtgttgtcgcaagaccacaaaccaatctgctatgcaagtagaaccttaaacgaacacgaaatcaattattcagcaatagaaaaggaattactagctatagtttgggcaactaagtatttcagatcatacctgtttggtagaacgtttgagatattaagtgatcacaaacccctgatttggttgaataacctcaaggaaccaaatatgaagctacaacgatggaagatcaaattaaatgaatttgacttcaaaataaaatatttacccggaaaggagaaccatgtagccgatgcgctatccaGAGTAAAGgttaacgaaaacctactcggggaaaccattaatagtgattgtgcaacggtccatagcgcgcaagaagataatacaaattatattccacttacagagagaccaatcaattactataataggcaaatagaactgattaaaggtaatgaggataaggtagaaacatcccactatttccacaagatactgataaaaatcacatataccgaaatgacagaatcattagcaaaagatataataaaggaatatgtgtgtaccaaaaagagtgcactatatttccataacgaagtagacttcccactgttccaaagggcattcctggagataatcagtccaaatcacttcactaaactcattaaatccagtaccaaactcataaatattccgaactactccgaattcaaagaacaaatattgaagaatcataaagagctacttcacccaggtatcgaaaagaccactaattggtttaaagaaaaattctactaccccgattatcaaaagttaatccaaaatattatcaatgaatgtcctacgtgcaacgttgctaaaactgagcatcgtaacaccaatctaaccttcgaaatcacccctgaaatacaaaatatcagagaaaagtatgtcatggatttctatttggtagacaatcaacaattcctatcatgcattgatgtatattctaaattcgctacccttgtagaagttaagagtcgtgactggttagaaaccaagagagccatcataaaagtctttaacgaaatgggcaagccacagggaattaaagccgacaaagatttagcctttatgtgcgcagcattgcaagcatggttgaatgcggaaaatgtgaaaatcgaaatcaccacTTGTAcaaacggagtttctgatgcagaacgactacataaaacgatcaatgaaaaattaagaatcatttcaagtgaggataacatagaaaacaagctcacaaaattcgagttaattctatacacttataaccataaaacggttcataatactacaaaaagatccccagctgatatcttcctgtacgccggactaccagattataacacccaactgaataaagttaggaagatcaatcatttgatagatagatagaatcgactttgaagtagacacacgccaaagaaaaagaacaaaaGCAAGTTCAGTGAagtttcggttcggttcggttcgttGTGGGTCAAGTCAAGTCAAGAACGAAAGTTCAGGCTCGTCTTCGCCGGTGAGATTGTGTGTGAAAAGTAAAGAAATATTGATTGTTCGTGAAATTATTTGGACAGGTAAGTGCGGCAAGTCAAAAAGCTTGAACACCCATCCATTGAGGAGGGGTGGTGGCTATCAATATTTTGGTTTGATTCGGTTTTTGTTTCTGCTAAACCAGTTGTGGTAGTTTTCTTACTGTTTTTACTGTTTCACATTTCGTCAGAAGCGCAGGAAAAACACGTTTGCGCATTTCACTTGGCGTTGGCTTTTGCCTCTCTGCCTTCTCTTCCTTCTGGATTTGTGACTGTCTGTCACGCATGCGCAGACCGTGCATTTTCTGAATTGCTTGCAAAATCATGAGTTATGCTGTAAATCTGTCATCTCATCCGTCTGCACTTTGTTTCACTTTTTTATAcacgatactcaaaatgagtattggggtatattagatttgtggtaaaagtggatgtgtgtaacgtccagaaggaatcgtttccgaccccataaagtatatatattcctgatcagcatcaatagccgagtcgattgagccatgtctgtctgtccgtctgtccgtccgtccgtccgttcgtctgtccgtctgtccgtccccttcagcgcctagtgctcaaagactataagagctagagcaacgatgttttggatccagacttctgtgatatgggCGAAAAATACGatatacgataaaaccaaaaacgcagaatcgtagaagatgactatatcttctagagtgcaaaatctgaaccagatcgtataattattatagccagaatcaagaaaacaatttcattttttctcgccctgtctctctctaacacacacgtatcaTAGGCGGCtatgcttagagtaaaacattagcgcctagatctcagagactataaaagctagagcaaccaaatttggtatccacactcttaatatatcggaccgagacgagtttgtttcaaaatttcgccccacccccttccgcccccacaaaggacgaaaatctgttgcatccacaatattgaggatacgagaaaactaaaaacgcagaatcatagataatgatgcatataactgtgcaatcgtatgatctagaacattcgagcagcattagacgatcgtctaatgcacagcatagcttaactgtgcaatcgtacgattgccgtctatgcttcccactgtccgtcgcttgcatgtgtgcgtgggcgttcggacttaagagcggctaaagctttgatccaacattaagagcggctaaagcttgatcaTTTGAAAgatcactagggggtctcacgagacgaaagaagataaccaattccctatatttttgtgctggctactacacTGGCGGGCGTCGTAAGTCCATGAATAGATTATCGCACTACGTATGGATCGGAGCGATTATGGGATTATTATCTTATCGCTTGGCGTGGGAAAAAACATTTATGCAATTCTATTTATACGCAGAGCAACGAGGGCCTCTACTACGTCATTTTGTTCACCCTCATCTTCCTGCCCTGCATCGTGAGCTTCATCTGGCTGAACGCAGTGATAGCGCGGCAGCTCTGGGTGCGGCGCCACTACCACCAACACCagcaagagcagcagcagccggatCAGGAGGGACAATTCAAGCCCCTGCCGGCGGCCAGTGATGGGGATGTTTTGATGCACTCTTCCCTGGCGAGTGCGATGGGCGTGGCCCTGCCATTTGTCATCGACAAGCCTCCCCTGCCCTCGATCCCTCCCGGCCCACAAGCTCCAAGGACCAACAACATGAATCAGGAGCCACCGAGTGCCATGGGACCAGCTGCTCAGGCTCGCGAGGCTCGCCACCGGCGCATGGTTGTCGTGGTGATCTTAATGATGGCCGTCTTCATTTGCCTGCGCCTGCCCGCCTGGATCTTTCTGATCATGCGCCTGTACGGCTCCTACTCGGAGCCCGTCGACTGGCTGCTCTACTTCAGTTTTGGTATCCTGAATCTCCTCAGCTGCGCCTTGAACCCGCTCTTCTACACCTTCCTCACCCAGACTATTCGCACTGTATCCCTGCTGAAGCAGAAGACCATGAAGACCACCTaatctgctgccgccgcccCGGTCGGGACCAGGACGGACCAATGCCCACGGAATCCCCGGAGCCGGCAAAGCGATGCAGCTTGTGCTTCTGCTTCTACTGTGGCCTCCGACAGCTGACTATCACGTGGCGTTGTTAGCCCGCGCACGATCCAACACCGACCACTGAAGTACTGGGCGTGGAGCAGCCTTCTGCCCAGCGAGTAGTCGAGATGGAGGCCGATCCGAGCAGCCTAAAGCGATTCTTCAGCTTTAAGCATGACGTATTCCCCGCCGCCAATAGCCGCGACGATTCCCAGAGTGCGTCAATCGAGTCCTCAGCCTGATACTGATAGGCAGCGTCATAAATCACTCGAGTGCATTGCCATAAACGGTTTCTAACGGTTAGCAGAGATTGATTAATAGAGTGATTAATGTCCCCCTCCAAGTCCGCAAAAATGATTGTTACGGCCACTGATAGGCAACACACTTCATGCAATTCTGCCCTGAAATGTACCAATGTGGGTGTGCCAAAATGTAAATATAATTGAAATATTCAAATAAAAGAAGTGGAAAACTACAGACATTATAAAGTTATAGCCACACCAACCGATTAAAACACTGAAATGGAAGCGAAACTAACTAATTTTAATTACGGTGACTTAATAAGCTCATTAGCTGGTTGCTGTGCATAGTATATGTACTTCCGTTTCGAAACAATAGTAGAACAATTTCTATTAGGGAGATTAGACATCAGAATGCGCTCCACAGACCTcccgctctcactctctctctctctctttctctctctgtggtGTATAGATCATGAATTTTTATCGGCAAGCTCGTCTCGAAAGCTACTCTGGCCATCCATCGCAGTCAAAGCGGGTGAAATCTACGACAGAAGCAACCAATAAAGCAGAAGCAACGATTGTAAAGTGCATTCCAAAAAAGAAATATCAAAATACGAGTACGTATTGTATTGTAATGTATTGTATTGTGTGTGGGTAGCAAAAGCTTAAACTAAACAGATGAAACGTAAATAAATGAGGACAATCGACAAAGGAGAGTCGCGAATTATGGCACAATATTGTCTATAAACAAAGTGTACCCGCCAAAGCCAAAGCGCCAAGCAGAGctgaagaaagaaaaagagaaaCAGAGAAAGAAATAGAAAACGAAAACCCATCAAATTCCAATTCCAAACCTAAGCTCAAATCGAaatccaaagaaaaagaacaaaaGCAAGTTCAGTGAagtttcggttcggttcggttcgttGTGGGTCAAGTCAAGTGAAGAACGAAAGTTCAGGCTCGTCTTCGCCGGTGAGATTGTGTGTGAAAAGTAAAGAAATATTGATTGTTCGTGAAATTATTTGGACAGGTAAGTGCGGCAAGTCAAAAAGCTTGAACACCCATCCATTGAGGAGGGGTGGTGGCTATCAATATTTTGGTTTGATTCGGTTTTTGTTTCTGCTAAACCAGTTGTGGTAGTTTTCTTACTGTTTTTACTGTTTCACATTTCGTCAGAAGCGCAGGAAAAACACGTTTGCGCATTTCACTTGGCGTTGGCTTTTGCCTCTCTGCCTTCTCTTCCTTCTGGATTTGTGAGTGTCTGTCACGCATGCGCAGACCGTGCATTTTCTGAATTGCTTGCAAAATCATGAGTTATGCTGTAAATCTGTCATCTCATCCGTCTGCACTTTGTTTcacttttttatacccgatactcaaaatgagtattggggtatattagatttgtggtaaaagtggatgtgtgtaacgtccagaaggaatcgtttccgaccccataaagtatatatattcttgatcagcatcaatagccgagtcgattgagccatgtctgtctgtccgtctgtccgtccgtccg harbors:
- the LOC117192899 gene encoding uncharacterized protein LOC117192899; its protein translation is MNRLSHYSNEGLYYVILFTLIFLPCIVSFIWLNAVIARQLWVRRHYHQHQQEQQQPDQEGQFKPLPAASDGDVLMHSSLASAMGVALPFVIDKPPLPSIPPGPQAPRTNNMNQEPPSAMGPAAQAREARHRRMVVVVILMMAVFICLRLPAWIFLIMRLYGSYSEPVDWLLYFSFGILNLLSCALNPLFYTFLTQTIRTVSLLKQKTMKTT